From Medicago truncatula cultivar Jemalong A17 chromosome 7, MtrunA17r5.0-ANR, whole genome shotgun sequence, a single genomic window includes:
- the LOC120577003 gene encoding uncharacterized protein: MLSKPILHSRVGKWALPLTEYSLTYQSLKAVKGQIVADFIVDHSVDEVLTTEIENHPWSLYFDGSSHKNGTGVGIVIISPKHHVFKYMFRINQLCSNNEAKYEALITGLETALELGARYIEIKGEFELVLRQMTKEYRCVKESLVTYHAIASRLLKQFTQAEIWHVPRIENQHANDLAQRASGYKIPKDQMQEPIKIRNRRNSMESFPSKSLRPKLGGTEASQKSIKGTDFVEIFVINDLNKNDWRKPIVKYLENPDGTTCRKVKYRALSYVIMGNELFKKTPEGVLLKCLGETDAYLAVSNTHDGSCGTHQAGHKMKWLLFRQGLYWPTMLKDCIEFAKGCQGCQKYAGIQRVPASELHSIIKPWPFIGWALDVIGEIKPTSSKGYRYILVGIDYFTKWIEAIPLKDVTQEEVISFIQKFIIYRFGIPETITTDQGSVFTGRKMSKFAEDTGFKLITSTPYYAQANGQVEAANKNIITIIKRKIKAKPKNLPEILGEAL, from the coding sequence ATGTTGTCAAAACCAATTCTACATAGCAGAGTCGGAAAATGGGCCTTACCATTGACAGAATATTCATTGACTTATCAATCATTAAAAGCTGTCAAAGGCCAAATCGTAGCCGATTTTATTGTAGATCATTCAGTAGATGAAGTTTTGACAACTGAAATAGAAAACCATCCATGGAGTTTATATTTCGATGGTTCTAGTCATAAAAATGGTACTGGCGTGGGAATAGTGATAATCTCGCCCAAACACCATGTATTTAAGTACATGTTTCGAATCAATCAGCTTTGCTCTAACAATGAGGCTAAATATGAAGCCTTAATCACGGGTCTAGAAACCGCACTCGAACTGGGGGCAAGATACATTGAAATCAAAGGAGAATTTGAACTTGTCCTTAGACAGATGACAAAAGAATATAGGTGCGTTAAGGAAAGTTTGGTCACCTATCATGCAATAGCTAGCAGATTGTTAAAACAGTTCACCCAGGCGGAAATTTGGCACGTACCTCGAATAGAGAACCAACATGCAAATGATCTGGCACAGAGGGCCTCTGGATACAAAATACCGAAGGACCAGATGCAAGAGCCGATAAAGATTAGAAACAGACGAAATTCGATGGAATCATTCCCTAGCAAATCGTTAAGGCCAAAACTTGGGGGGACTGAAGCAAGTCAAAAGTCCATAAAAGGTACAGATTTTGtcgaaatttttgtcattaacgatttaaacaaaaatgattgGCGAAAACCCATAGTGAAATATCTGGAAAATCCAGATGGAACCACCTGTCGAAAAGTGAAATACAGGGCTTTAAGCTATGTAATAATGGGCAatgaattattcaaaaagactcCGGAAGGAGTTTTGTTAAAATGCCTAGGAGAAACAGATGCATATTTGGCTGTTTCGAATACACACGACGGAAGTTGTGGAACGCACCAAGCAGGCCACAAAATGAAATGGCTTTTATTTCGACAAGGTTTATATTGGCCAACTATGCTCAAAGACTGCATAGAATTCGCAAAAGGATGCCAAGGATGCCAAAAATATGCTGGAATTCAGCGCGTCCCAGCAAGCGAACTTCATTCGATAATCAAACCTTGGCCATTTATAGGATGGGCTTTGGATGTGATAGGGGAAATTAAACCCACCTCATCGAAAGGTTATAGATACATTTTAGTAGGAATAGATTATTTCACGAAATGGATAGAAGCAATTCCCTTAAAAGATGTTACTCAAGAGGAAGTTATAAGTTTCATCCAGAAGTTCATCATCTATAGGTTCGGTATTCCAGAAACCATAACCACAGACCAAGGATCCGTATTCACTGGTCGAAAGATGTCGAAATTTGCCGAAGATACAGGCTTTAAATTGATAACTTCGACGCCATACTATGCACAAGCAAATGGACAGGTTGAAGCggcaaacaaaaacatcatcacCATTATAAAACGAAAAATAAAGGCGAAGCCAAAGAATTTGCCTGAAATTTTAGGCGAGGCTTTGTAG
- the LOC25480315 gene encoding beta-glucosidase 24: MKMFSSLRFIMAILSIVVLHSNLSVAKGLRNVHPKRASFPSDFLFGAGSSAMQIEGAAHEGGKGLGLWDDIVERHKATFVDGDKFSTLIEHYKRYKEDVQHLKHLGVNSYRMTISWSRVMPDGTLKGGINKEGINFYNNLINDLLENDIEPFVTIMHFDYPLALHQKLRGFLNRTIVNHYKDYCNLLFKTYGDRVKHWTTFNEPQVTAIHNYMHGYDNDDREPCQDTGMCSEAYTVLHNFLICHATAAKLYRKKFQATQRGEIGIVLQAPNYVPYSSKSEDVDAANRLMDFSFGWVLDPIYYGDYPQIMRKLVGNRLPKFTKKEENMIKGSLDFVGVNYYYSVFARHESNRSNMFPLDNFDALAATNEFNAEGNTTGPKDQYSGMSVYPKGLYDLLIYMKEKYQNPNIYITENGISSPNMTNQLKDENRIAYIATHINTTKAAIDNDVNVRGYFVWAAFDTFEFHAGYSGHMGLYHVDFNDNLKRVPKASAKWYRNFMTSNYRK; the protein is encoded by the exons ATGAAGATGTTTTCATCTTTGAGATTTATTATGGCAATCTTGTCTATTGTTGTTTTGCATTCCAATTTGTCTGTGGCAAAAGGTTTG AGAA ATGTACATCCAAAGCGTGCATCGTTTCCATCTGATTTTCTCTTTGGTGCTGGATCTTCTGCTATGCAG ATTGAAGGAGCTGCTCACGAAGGAGGTAAAGGATTAGGATTGTGGGATGATATTGTTGAACGACACAAAG CAACATTTGTGGATGGTGATAAGTTTTCTACACTGATTGAACATTACAAGCGATATAAG gaggaTGTGCAACATTTGAAGCATCTTGGAGTGAATTCTTACAGAATGACTATCTCATGGAGTAGAGTTATGCcag ATGGAACCTTGAAAGGAGGTATAAACAAAGAAGGCATCAACTTCTACAACAATTTGATCAATGACTTACTTGAAAATG ATATTGAGCCTTTTGTGACTATCATGCATTTTGACTACCCACTAGCCCTTCACCAAAAGCTTCGCGGCTTCTTAAATCGCACTATTGT GAATCATTACAAGGATTATTGTAATCTACTATTCAAAACATATGGAGATAGAGTGAAGCATTGGACAACATTCAATGAACCACAAGTGACAGCTATCCACAATTACATGCACGGCTATGATAATGACGATCGTGAACCATGCCAAGACACTGGAATGTGTTCAGAAGCTTATACAGTCCTTCATAATTTCCTTATTTGCCATGCCACAGCAGCAAAGTTATAccgaaaaaaatttcaa GCAACACAAAGGGGAGAAATTGGAATTGTGTTACAAGCTCCAAATTATGTTCCGTATAGTTCAAAATCAGAGGATGTAGATGCTGCTAATAGACTAATGGATTTTAGTTTTGGATG GGTTTTAGACCCAATATACTACGGAGATTATCCACAAATCATGAGAAAGTTAGTGGGGAATAGATTGCCCAAGTTCACTAAAAAGGAGGAAAATATGATCAAAGGAAGTTTAGACTTTGTGGGagtcaattattattattctgtTTTTGCCAGACATGAATCAAATAGAAGCAATATGTTCCCTCTTGACAATTTTGATGCCTTAGCTGCAACTAATG AATTTAATGCAGAAGGAAACACGACTGGACCCAAG GATCAATATAGTGGAATGTCAGTCTATCCCAAAGGATTATATGACTTGTTGATATACATGAAAGAAAAGTACCAAAATCCCAATATCTACATCACTGAAAATG GTATTTCTTCTCCCAATATGACAAATCAATTGAAGGATGAAAATCGGATCGCATACATCGCAACACATATAAACACTACTAAAGCAGCAATCGA CAATGATGTAAACGTTCGTGGATACTTTGTTTGGGCAGCATTTGATACATTTGAATTTCATGCGGGTTATTCTGGCCATATGGGGCTTTATcatgttgattttaatgataatCTCAAGCGTGTGCCAAAGGCTAGTGCTAAATGGTATAGAAATTTTATGACATCgaattatagaaaataa